Genomic window (Daucus carota subsp. sativus chromosome 5, DH1 v3.0, whole genome shotgun sequence):
CAAATTGGCTCACTTCACATTGAATAAAACTTCCCCTTTCTTACAAGAATGCGAACAAATGCATCCTCAAAATTCAGAATTAAATACCTCTCGGCCGGATTACGGAGAAACGGTAATCCGATCACAACATCCCAAGAACAATAACATAGAACCGAACATGGTTAATGATCCTTgtataaaatcaattaatcacAGTACGAATAAAAGAATAGAAGTTTAACAGATTGAACAAGAATAAGAAACTAGGAGGGGAACTCAATAATCAAGCAAATTATCCCCTTTAGAGTGTATAGAAAGAATAATCAATTATCTGAAGAAAACATTAGAATCATACAACTTCGTAAGAAAGACGAATCAAAGTTCAGGGTCTCGACAATTAAAATTTCGATATTAGCGAATGATCAAGGCTTAGAAATTCTACTGAGTCATTCTTGCATTGATATAATAACTCAAAGATATGAACAAGACTTTTCGAATATGAGCAAGGTTAGAATTAAATATCGAATATGAACTTCTGTAACGAAATAAAGATTACAAAATAGGGTAATCATCTCAAAAGGGAGTGATACGTTAAAGATTTGGaaattgatgatatttttgattttacaaaataatgagtCATCCTGAACAATAGGTGGACTCAGTAATGTAGAAAATTGTTTGAATAATATTCTGAACGAATGTCAAATCTTCTAGTATCCGTCTATCCCCGATCTTCTCGTATATTCCAATACATGTCAAAATATCGGGATTCAAACACagatataaatatcaaatgaaATCACGTTCGACAAATATTTGCACATCATGAGCACATCAAAGGAAGGATTAAGTGAACTTGCCTGATCTCCTCTGAAATACAATTCTTGATTCCGGGTTTGATACTCAGCTTGATTCCCGAGTaaattgcttctaatatacaaaataaataacttaGTATTTTATTCCAAATCAATAGTTTCACATCTTATCAACGTCTCTTTCTATTCCAACTCTTATCtcatattctttttctttttaatcatATACTTACTCATTTAATAAACAACATTCTAATATTCATCGATTATTATAACAACTTATATTATTCTCTATTTGTTAATCTTTGCTCATTTAGaaattagaataataattaatcatctTAATTATTCTTATATCCTTATTCTTCCCATAACTTTCTTCAATCCATAAATAccctttttaatattaaaccaATCTGAAttcgaattttatttattatttattaaatcacctaaattataaatttatctaatatctCTCAAACCCAAAATTAGGCTTCACCATCTAATCCGAAATATTATTTACTTAGACTTtcatgttttacacttttactaaTTCCATCATTTAGTCCCTCAAATTAAGTAAATATTATTCTTCAATATTCTAGCCAATCAACAACTGACacatcatcatcttctccaacaCACCCACCAACACTTTCTCTCACCTCGAAGTCAACTCTAATGGTGAAACTTTGACCGCTAATATCTCCTTCATTTCTAATCCGTTTTCAATGATTCTGAAGTCTATTCCATCTATTTTTTCGTAAGGAATCCAAATATGTAATTTGTTTTTCAATCCGTCAACAACTTCTTGCCCAGCAGACTAATTATCAGAACTATTTATAAGCAAATTACCAATATGCCCCTCCTTcatctccctcatctctcttctcCCCCCTGCCATACACTACCATCTCCGGCCGGAGTTCGACTCCGGCGGCTCCCTCTCCagtccctctctctctcctccttCCTTCTCTCTCGCGCTTCTCTTTCCTGTTCAACCTTCACCATTCCCGACCTCCATGCCGCCATAAACCCGCACAATCAACCCCCCCTGCCTCCTTTCTCTCACCTgttatctctctccctctcccctgGTTTCCCTCTTTTCTGCCGCCACCGTGAGCTCCGTCGGTGTCGCCGACACGAGCTCCGGCCGCCCCCTTCTCCTTCCACAAATCTAACCCATATCCAACACTATAAACTTCACCAATTCAACAATTCTCAAGCACAAAAGCAAAACCCcaaattgtatatataaaccctaattaaaatTTGGGGGACTAATTCCCACAGCCACGCATATGTGTAAATCAAGGTATATACATATGAATTCaacatatttttggattttttttaacattatatcacattatataaatttgtgatacCCGACAGAAATTTAAAAGCATGCATCATTCTCTTCTTGCCATAAatacatgtatataaatttagGGTAAATTAGATTATTACCTTCTTTAAAAAAATGGTAGAGAAAATGCTTTAATCTTCTCCTCTTTAATCTTCCCCAAATCTTCTTCTTGCCAATTTCCTTCCATTCTCCTCTTTTCTCTAGTTCCCAAATCTCTAAGTTTTCTCTCTTTTTGCTAAGCAAAATCTTTTAACAAATCtcatattttacattttatagCACTTTCACTAATTGCCATTACTTCTAATTATTATTCTAACACCCAATCAATAACTAGATTAGTCCTAACATTACTTGGGCGCCAAGTCTCGTTACTTGGGCGCCAAGTTACAATGCTTGGGCTCCAAGAAACCTCTTAATCGAATAATAGCTCGTTAAATGCTAATCTCACAGTTCTAATTTAATCTTTGGGAATTttcgaaattttaaataattgctAAATAAATATTCTTCGATCTCATCTCGCAtcgttaaatatattaaatctgaCTATTAAGCAATATCATTATTCGCGAGGTATCTATTTATTAAAAACCGCATCGAAATAATACTCGCGTTAAACGAAATCTAATAACAACGAGTATTAATAGAATATTAGCAAATAATTTCGCATCCTCGAAAATTATGATACTAACCAAATCTCAACTAATAtttcctgttttttttttttttaatctgaaattgatgatttataaaacaattaaataatatgatcgcaaaataaataaaaggaaTTAAAGATTCGCGCAAATATGAACTTGGAATTTTGCGGTCGTTAcactaaacactgttccatcagacatgaagtagataagaatattatctcctctgtcattcttcaccagctggactgaatcaagtttgtccattttgtcttgcaatactccagtcttgggagcacagagagatgaggggtcatctggtcttgatcctatactctgatcaaatttttcatatttggatcccagccctcctttatctcttcctgccttacgatgagagattggttgaattgagcccttttcaaagcttatctcagtcatcagagtaggctttgcaaatccagccagtggagtagttgttggtttaaacacagcttgagccttgtcagaggttgtgtccttCTTTGCATCCTGATTAacatgagctatgtcagaggttaatctttctttttgaggttctgcaacatgagctttgtcagagattgcagcttctaatttcttttcctttacaacttgatccttgtcagaggttgtagacttcttcttttcccagccttttttcagatgttcatctactttgcttttgcccttggaagtatattcatcttcagagtatacctttttgactggtaaactctgatcagcaacagtagcttccttgatcaatatccctttctcttttggcttggtagttgactttgcaggcttttggatctttccagagtttatagcttcaacatgttcctttttcagctcagcttcctctgcagcaatcaactccaaatccacattggcttctggattttcttgttcaaaaatcaatctagcaagctcttcatcagtcatgggtttgtctgatccagtcactggtctttgcttagatccagatgtgaagtTATGTGTTGGatcagactttgtgctttgcctagattgtttttgactgtcagagtttgaaactcttccaccagtccctgcttgaaatctcttgtgctttgtgaaatcatcagcatcatcatcatcatccttcttcttcctcttcagagtttgagtagtagacttgcatttgacttgagctactctctccccctttttgacatcatcctcatcaggaatcagtattgatgTGATTAGAGagagtgaagattggatggcttcaagctgcttggacatcttttcttgatttgattcaatcatggtcatccgtttgtccagagattcattggcagtcaccagcttctgtacattctctttcagaggtagcatggtccttttcttttccagatcatttgtctccttgacttttgccacctctgtttTTAGactatctattgatttagatgtctgggcatgagcaggatgaaatgtcttcagatagagaattgtgcctttgaggcttgacataacatcagagtttgaaattttattctctgccatagataagaattcttcagctttagttggctccagagaatgctgatggctcaaccagagtttatcccatacttcatttggaggatcaacctgaagatccctgggaagtggctcagagtctgtattcagagtttgtagccttgcattgtactggctagtagactcccacttttgttgtgtcagagggactccatcatcttcatccttgtcagtatctgaactatcatcatcatcagtatcagcatcagagtttgctttatCAGTTTCAGGAataggatcagcaactttctccacagtatcttgagcagatttttcttgagcttcagactgtgatttgataggctcttcaccagtctgagcaagagactgtagagcttccatagctactctgtcagattcatcaactacatcagatctgtagttttctggagctgtatcatgaactatggcaccctctggaattttcattggagaattaGGAATttgagtggagggtccatgatcagataatggagtatGAGGATCAGATAtgtttgctccagcttcagctgTGGTTTGctccttgcaaacaatttcttcatctacttcagatgaagttgaagatgctgtaggagatgtcagaggaacagctttgataggaagcaccatcagagcttgagaattttcagctactggagttgatggtgtttgttcttcctcaactgtgaagtctgttatTTCAGTGATTGGAACTTTTGCCCtcgcaggcttttgagcccttcttttgaatcgagCTGGCTTTTGAGGACTGGCTTGAACAGGATCAGAGTTTGGTGTAGGAATAGGTTCAGAGTTGACAGCATgggcaggttcaagatcatcataatcataggctgcaaccaatcttcttcttttctgcttttgaggagaagcagcttcagcgTTTACTGGAAAATCAGAGTttggagcctcagagtttaaatgagcctcagagtttactggctcatcaatgtttgtctgctcatcagtgtttggtttcagaacatgtgtggcaacagaggttcttgttctttttgcagtagaaggggctgcatcagactttgcagcccttttggacttggatgcagaagttctgggtgcTTGGGGAGAGACTGgagattgttgatttgctgGAGGCATGTTCAGTCTTTCCCTTATTTGTGCTGGAACCTGtaatggcctgagaactggcctcttttcatctttagagatgagatctttgaaagcccttttatgcagcttaaaaggtttgatctcatcatcaaatgctacctctccaacagatgcattgaacaataattggcaaaagcgagaaaaatagacaacttgacgattttcatgcattctttcaccaatatttctaataactaatctaccataatcaaaattagtagaatagatcagagaatacccaatttgtagcatgtccatgggtattgcatcccagttggtagatttcttctggaacgctctggttatgcaatcaaagaagaaactccactccttcctgagtccaggacgcttcaattgtcccagtttgtccagagaatcatagtagcccaagtcagtcatcatagtccttagatttgcatcgccaAGCAGTGTCAAGCTCTGGTAGGTTGAATGCTgtcctgactgtggctggagtaacaaaatactcctccccttcaaatgaaaacacaattgatggcgatccattttcaccaccattgtcgtacttacccgtcctccaaaaactgatgatttggcttcctgagagtctggcaggagcggtaagagctgtagcaatagcactctgggcaagaaattgctgcatgggatgataatcccttggagcttcggcagtgtcaagaatggctgtatagttattggggacaaagtccacacctgcatgagtgaatgtagtagttgccattttaacagagattgtgagtagagaaaagtgtttgagaaaatgtatgtgagaagatttgaatttcggagagaagagaataagagtttgtgaagagagtgtgtgtaggGATTGagtgtataagagaataatgagcaataaaatctgatgtgataaacccttcagattttgtgtagctgtacacgcatgtCTCTTTGTTCACATGGACACCTGTCAGTTTTTAACTGGTGGAcgagagttagtggcatggagaagagaaagtaatcattatgagcgcagtaaaatAGTGCAggtataaatgctgattacacgttctccaaTTAAAATGTTTCAAGacacccactaacaatacatccgtttgaaaaatcctcttcatattctctgaatatttaaacaCTTAATATGTACTAGAAATATAATCAAGATAAattccctcgaattttaaactctgagatttaaataaaagagaataaattctaaatacctcagaataaagacacgatttttagaaaattcatcaaaaaaaaaaatagagtttgtcataaaatctatagctcaataatgtgcttgtgaaattatgtgtgtgattgaacatatgagatcagagacttaagaatttcacaatttcgtaattataaggtagacaagaataatttatttaaactctcaagacatagacaataggcatactctgatggagaaatataaaataaattaacccctttttttttttttctcaaggacgcttttcagtgtaaatgaatcacgacctttaaatattattgtccaacagtatttctccagtaatcagagattgtgactggtcaccatagattataaaatcttggcaattacttaataccagtaagtgtttgggtcttcccagtcactgtcatatagacatctaagatctcaaaggagtactatgcttatttgcaggggtatgtatatagcatcagagtttataatcactgtgtaattttactgagagaaaattcaaattagtcagtctcacttataattaagatatgtgaagtaatagagtctcaatgatatcaacatgcatatagtgttaagtggtagcacaaaattgagatcaagattaaggaactgaactgagatttatgattactaattcatatcatgcttcataatatcttcacaggttgGTTTTCtcagataaataaaaaatgaggtCATTAaccaagattcagagtttacaaacttcagagaatatcgtcagagaatgacgatcagagaatgtcatcagagtataacacacagagtatatcatcagatgatgtcatcagattttaacaatcagagtatatcatggcaaatttgtgagcaatacatatggtaatttgacaattgtaatttgaaagatctgaccagtatgtttactcagttcctgatatcattcctagctcattcaccagtctagtgaaggttgcttcacttagtggtttggtgaatatgtctgctagctgctgttctgtgggaacaaagtgaagttcaatggttccttcctccacatgctcccttataaaatggtatcttatgctgatgtgctttgtcagagaatgttgaactgggtttcctgtcatagcaatagcactttggttatcacaataaataggaattttagaaaaggataacccatagtccaacagttgattcttcatccaaagaatttgagcacagcaactgcctgcagctatatactctgactctgctgttgatgttgaaatggacttttgcttcttgctataccaagaaacaagtcttccacccagaaattgacaactcccacttgtgcttttcctgtcaattttgcaacctgcaaaatctgcatcagagtatccaattaaactaaaatctgattctctaggataccataatcccaatgatgtggttcccttgagatatctgaatatcctctttactgcaatcagatgaggctctcttggatctgcctggaatcttgcacatagacatgtggcatacatgatgtctggtctacttgcagtcagataaagcaaagatccaatcattcctctatagtttgtgatatccactgatgcaccagtgtctttgtctagtttggttgctgttgccataggagtagttgcagctgaactgtcttgcataccaaatttcttcaaaagatttctggtatacttggcttgatttataaaaatcccatcttcagtctgtttaacttgtaaacccagaaaataactgagttcccccatcatgctcatttggtacctagactgcatgagcttggcaaatctttgacagagtttagcattagtggagccaaaaataatgtcatcaacatagatttggactaaaagcagatcattaccatgattcaaataaaacagggttttatctatggtacctctagtaaatccactttcaagaagaaattgagccagagtttcataccatgcccttggagcctgttttagtccataaagtgctttgtccaacctgtagacatagtctggatgttttggatccacaaatcctggaggttgttcaacatatacctcttcatccagttttccattcagaaaagcactcttgacatccatctgaaataccttgaatctcttgtgagcagcataggccagaaagattctgattgcctccaatcttgcaactggggcaaatgtctcatcatagtcaataccttcctgttgtgagtacccttttgccacaagccttgctttattccttgtaatgacaccctcactgtcagttttgtttctgaacacccattttgtaccaactatagatctgtctttaggtcttggtactagggtccatactttgtttctctcaaactcatttagctcctcttgcattgcttgaatccagtcagcatcttgaagagcttcctccacctttttaggttctgtttgtgacagaaagcaatgatgtaaacactcatttgctgtagctgtccttgtttgcacacctgcttctggatctccaattattaaatcaggtgtgtgagattttgtccacttcctagcatgtggaagttgactattttcatcattggatcctcccccttgatccatgctctcctgattctgttgattattctctgtagctccccctaagtttgtgctatcagagtttgaatcagtattctctgatgagtttgagtcagcattctctgatgagtcttgggtagagtctggaacattttgatgctccccctcagcaattgcttcatcattatgaacttgtaaagtttcaccagagtttgctgtattttggtcacagtcagaatttgactgttcatcagagtttgttgaatcagagaatatttcttcattttcaaaatgcagttcttcatgatcatccatatctgctaagcccataattcttttgtcatcaaatgacacatgtatggattccatgatcaccttggttcttagattgtagactctgaaggcctttgttatcagaggataacctacaaaaataccttcatcagcttttaaatcaaacttggtaagctgttctggatgagtctttaatacaaagcatttgcacccaaatatatgaaaatacttcagatttggcttctttttcttcaccatctcatatggggtcttgccatgcttattaatcaaggttgcattttgagtgaaacaagctgtttgaacagcttctgcccagaaataagtaggcaatttagcctcatcaagcatagttctggcagcttctataagagtcctgtttttcctttcaactacaccattttgctgtggtgtaccaggtgcagagaattgttgcactacacctctttctttgcagaactcttccattgttgaatttctgaactcagttccattatcacttctaatgatcttcactttgtcttcagatccatgatccagttgtttcacatgatccatcagatgcaaggctgtttcatctttagagtgaagaaaatatacccaagtgtatctggtatactcatcaacaatgacaagagcatatttcttccttgcaatggatggtacattaactggtccaaatagatcaacatgtagaagatgatatggtttctttattgagaattcagttttactcttgaaggatgtctttctctgcttggccttttgacatgaatcacataatccatcagatgtgagtagtgattcagggagtcctctcacaagctttttctttataagctcatttatagagttgaaattcagatgtgagagcttcttgtgccacttccaactttcttctgcagagatccttgtagacaagcaaattgcttttccttcagagtttgtaggcaagtggatttcataaatattcccatgtctgtgagcagtcactgccactttgcctgttgacttgcttactatctcactgtgttcttcatagaaatcaacatgatatcctctgtcacagatctgactgacagagagtaaattgtgtttcagcccttgaacaagagctacatttgatatgatgacatttccaagattgatgttgccatatcccagagtccttcctatgttgccatctccataagaaacacttgggccagccttctccacaaactctgatagcagggccttatttccagtcatgtgtcctgaacatccactgtccaagactagaatgttcttcctgttgccctgcaatcacaaagaccactaattgttagttttaaggacccagacttgcttggatcccttggccttattaagtttgttagcttttgcagcggtattattatcagagtttgagctaacagactttgcaacagagtttgtactagaaacagagtttgtacttgcagagtttttattaacctttaaagaaggtttcaattgataataatcataatacaaactatgatattctttgcaagtataaatagaatgccataaactaccacaatgaaaacatggatcttgtggtttatatctaatactactttttctaactccagactttgtaggtaaagagttaatgtccttgtttttcctgcaaaaattagcaagatgattagtattaccacagttatggcatgtcttcctaggtgcatttggaacaggcatgtagttattactcttgtctataccaatcttgccatttctatttttcctaggctccttgtttttgtcatcagactttacttctttaagcttgtgtttaagctgtttctgagtcatcagtcctatgttaacctgtttgggcttatcagattttaaatttttgttaatctctgattttggtctactctgtttagacttagaggattcaacaacaaatttgacaggtttaaccttaggtttttgagttttaacaaactctgtttttgatgactcagcttctgagttatcagtgtaacctagtcccttcttccagtttccactacctaatatatcctgagtagttttgcctgaattagtccatgtcttaatgatttccctttccttagcaagttctgattgaagagatgcatacctctttaataattcatctttgacaatgacagcatcatctctttttttctgaacttccaacatctgaactaattctttttctagataatcattccttttctttacacttagagtttcagattttaatctttcattttctaaagtctgatctctaaagctggtatgcaaagttttaagaaacaatcttaactcagttatatcttcagtatcaaaggcaagagtagaatgaggtacctttgcagcagattcagagttgttgtcagtgtttgccatcagagcataattgacttcttctt
Coding sequences:
- the LOC135152807 gene encoding uncharacterized protein LOC135152807, with amino-acid sequence MPPANQQSPVSPQAPRTSASKSKRAAKSDAAPSTTNIDEPVNSEAHLNSEAPNSDFPVNAEAASPQKQKRRRLVAAYDYDDLEPAHAVNSEPIPTPNSDPVQASPQKPARFKRRAQKPARAKVPITEITDFTVEEEQTPSTPVAENSQALMEQTTAEAGANISDPHTPLSDHGPSTQIPNSPMKIPEGAIVHDTAPENYRSDSEAQEKSAQDTVEKVADPIPETDKANSDADTDDDDSSDTDKDEDDGNLKKKD